Proteins from a genomic interval of Danio rerio strain Tuebingen ecotype United States chromosome 4, GRCz12tu, whole genome shotgun sequence:
- the LOC110438442 gene encoding protein NLRC3-like isoform X6, translated as MEDTHTHDDLDLSTGCSSVHQKRAEAEPSCVSMKSDASMDHPLFFKSGNTGAAVSSRKRKRAEAEPSCVSMKSDASMHTPIKFRSENTQPAVSVDGDDQTGDLQQDSLQPEHDELQRVKEQHKTSMKNKYERLFEGINHGETQTLLNSIYTQLYIIEGESEGVNEEHEVLQMEKRGRTKPSQHTPVYCNDIFKASAGAGHEEKIKKEKAQIKTVLTKGIAGIGKTVSVQKFILDWAEGKDHQDVDFMFVLPFRELNLIRDHQYSLHRLLLDFHPELEDLEPKIYEQCRVVFIFDGLDESRITLNFSDEEKVCAVTESSSVAVLMRSLLKGDLLPSALIWITSRPAAAHQIPSRYIKRLTEIQGFTEPQKEEYFRKRISDEHQASRIISHIRRARSLQIMCHIPVFCWISSTVLQKLLEEDVSAEIPQTLTEMYIHFLLIQINMRKQKYEERDPEKLLQSNRGVILKLAEVAFRQLMKGNVMFYEEDLIESGIDVTDASVYSGICTEIFKEESVIHQRKVYSFIHLSFQEFLAAFFVLYCHLTENREPLKLILEYSDDQYLQSSSEKSLYDLLSSAVDKAVRSSNGHLDLFLRFLLGVSLESNQRLFQDLLPHTEESSESIREITQYIKYQIKTDKRLSAERSINLFLCLLEVKDQTLAREIQDFVKSDKHSEKKLSPAHCSTISYMIEMSEEPLDELDFNKFNTSAEGRRRLTAAVRNCRRAL; from the exons atggaggacacacacacacatgatgatCTGGATTTGTCTACAGGATGCAG ttcagttcatcagaagagagcagaagcagagcccagctgtgtgtctatgaagagtgacgCGTCTATGGATCACCCATTGTTTTTCAAGAGTGGAAACACAGGAGCTGCTGTCAG CTCACGTAAGAggaagagagcagaagcagagcccagctgtgtgtctatgaagagtgacgCGTCTATGCATACACCAATAAAATTTAGGAGTGAAAACACACAACCTGCTGTCAG tgtggatggagatgatcagactggagacctgcagcaggattcactccaaccagaacatgatgaacttcagagagtcaaagagcagcacaaaaccagcatgaagaacaagtatgagagattatttgagggaatcaaccatggagagactcaaaccctcctgaacagcatctacacacagctctacatcatagaaggagagagtgaaggagtgaatgaagaacatgaggttttacagatggagaaaagaggcagaacaaaaccctcacaacacactccagtctactgcaatgacatctttaaagcctcagctggagcaggacatgaggagaagatcaagaaggagaaagcccagatcaagactgttctcactaaaggcatcgctggaatcgggaaaaccgtctctgtgcagaagttcattctggattgggccgagggaaaagaccatcaggatgtagatttcatgtttgtgcttccatttcgagagctgaacttgatcagagatcatcagtacagtcttcacagacttctgctggactttcatcctgaacttgaagatctggagcccaagatttatgagcagtgtagagttgtgttcatctttgatggtctggatgaaagcagaatcacactcaacttttcagatgaggagaaagtttgtgctgtgactgaatcttcatcagtggctgtgttgatgcggagcctcctgaaaggagatctgcttccctctgctctcatctggatcacctccagaccagcagcggcccatcagatcccctccagatacatcaagcgtctgacagagattcagggattcactgagcctcagaaggaggaatatttcaggaagagaatcagcgacgagcatcaagccagcagaatcatctcccacatcagaagagcaagaagcctccagatcatgtgccacatacccgtcttctgctggatctcctccactgtgcttcagaagctcctggaagaagatgtgagtgcagaaatccctcaaactctgactgagatgtacatccacttcctgctgattcagatcaacatgaggaagcagaagtatgaagagagagatccagagaaactcctgcagtccaacagaggagtgatcctcaaacttgctgaagtggctttcagacagctgatgaagggcaatgtgatgttctatgaggaggacctgattgagagcggcatagacgtcactgacgcctcggtgtattctgggatctgcactgagatcttcaaggaggaatctgtgattcatcagaggaaagtctacagcttcatccatctcagctttcaggagtttctggctgctttctttgtgctttactgccatttaacagagaacagagaaccgCTGAAGTTAATTTTAGAATATTCAGATGATCAATATCTACAGTCCAGCTCTGAGAAGTCTCTGTATGATCTGCTCAGTTCAGCAGTAGATAAAGCTGTCAGGAGTAGTaatggtcatctggatctgttcctgcggtttctgctgggcgtctcactggagtccaatcagagactcttccaggatctgCTGCCACACACAGAGGAGAGCTCAGAGAGCATCAGAGAAATCACACAGTACATTAAATACCAGATCAAGACAGATAAACGTCTCTcagctgaaagatccatcaatctgttcctctgtctgctggaggtgaaagatcagactctggccagagagattcaggactttgtgaaatcagacaaacactcagagaagaaactctctcctgctcactgctcaacaatctcCTACATGATTGAGATGTCAGAGGAGCCGCTGGATGAGTTAGACTTTAATAAATTCAACACATCAGCTGAGGGAAGACGGAGACTGACAGCAGCtgtgagaaactgcagaagagctctgtga